From Oncorhynchus masou masou isolate Uvic2021 unplaced genomic scaffold, UVic_Omas_1.1 unplaced_scaffold_14___fragment_6___debris, whole genome shotgun sequence:
ACATTACTTCAGTGTGTTTTAATCTCTTAGCTGGAGACCTATGCGTCCTACCAAAGCATCGCGGTTCTACTTACTACAGAGGTTTCCATTAAATATATAACGGGTACCGATTGACAGTGTGTTAGtgggtagagagaaagggagtgggtagagagaaaagggagcgaaagagagagagagaccacttggcaaagacgtcaattcaacgtttgcacgttggttcaacgtaatttcattgaaatgacgtggaaacaacattgactcaaccagtgtgcccagtgggagagggagatggcATGGTCTCATGACGCCCGTATTGGCATCACTCCGGTTggaaaagagagatgagaggagagacgcTTCCATTATTAGACCGGTGCTCACGGTCACGCTCACTCCTGGAGATGCGCGCGTTGCTGCGAGACCAACCGATAAGTTCGAGGAGAGAATCGGCGAGGCGCTGAACTCAGGAGCACCGCTGCGTGAAGAGATAGCCTAGCCTTCTGTCGGTTACACTCGGACATGGAGAGACCGAACTAGGGTCTAAGAGCCAGTCAAAGCAAGACTGCGCATTATCTGCACTTGGATATACCCACAACGCACCCACACATTCATCCCAAACCGAGATGAGGAACAGCTAAACACCACGAAACTGAAACAACAACTCAACAACTCAATATGTAATTTGGACTGCGCAACTGCGCAACTTGGAGTTATGTTGGACACGGGTTTGTTTTCATGAATTCCAAACGTGTATCGTTACACTGAGGACGTGCTCACGTTACAACATAAACTAATAAGTGCCATTCAGAGACAATTTATTATTTTAGGAATCCATTTTGCTTGAATAATGTCCAGGATTAAGCAGATGAAGTGAGTGACTTATTTTGGTAACGCGCGAGTTAGTCTGTCAAGGCTTGACCATTTTATTAGCTAAATCTGTTCAAACCAATGTTTTCTTGAAAACAACTGCATACCATTTGATATTTATTAGAATGATGATAGGCGATTTGTTTTTTAAGTCATCTGTCAGCTTTAACATTGCTCAGATAGCCATCCCGCTgtgcacacactggttgaatcaacgttgtttgcGCGTAATTTCAATGATATTATgatgaaccaatgtggaatagacgttgaattgatatCTGTGCCCAGTAGGCTGCTGTGTCCATCTCCATTTGAGAGACAGCGGGGACTTGAGCACACTAACATCTGAAGTCGGCTCCTCTGCCCAGTTTGTAACTGGTTCCCATTATCTTGTGTTGCCTTGTATTATAGGCTGAAATTGTATTTTAAGGATATTTCTGTGGCCACCTGGACATAACTTCCCGCTTCTTTAAAATATACAAACAATTAAGCAGCTGTGAGATTACGATCAATTCTGTTTCATGTACTGGACAACTTTTAATTGTTTGAACGGATTTATTTTCAGACAGCAAATATAATTGCTCTCCTTTATTCTGGCGCGCTCCACGGGCATAGTTTATCGTTTGGCTGCTTAGAACGAACTTGGAGGATGaaactgggaggaggagagggaatgaACAGCGATAACACAACATTAATACTtttagttatagcctaatgttttTTTCCTAAACTTTTAGGATATAATTTTATGTCAGCCATTCTCAATATAAAACAACGTTACCAACAGCATCTGTATTACAACAACATTTTATTCTCACATTAATCAAGTCCATCCATCGTGTTACTCATGGCTTCACCCTTGAATAGTGCATGTTCAGTGGGGCTGGGCGACACTAATGGTTCGACCAGCGGTTTTTCTCTTCCCTGCAATCAGAGCGTCTCTTCCCTGCAACTGGCCCCCTACTCCCCCGAATCCACGGCGCTCTTCGCTACAGCCATCACCCTCATGGTGGTCTTCACAATCGTGGGAAACATCCTCGTCATCATTGCTGTCCTGACCAGCCATGCACTCCGAGGACCACAGAACCTGTTTTTAGTTTCTCTAGCGGCTGCAGACATTTTGGTGGCGACCCTCATCATCCCATTCTCCCTAGCCAATGAACTGCTGGGATACTGGTACTTCAAGTCTCTGTGGTGTGAGATCTACCTGGCGCTGGACGTTCTGTTCTGCACTTCCTCTATAGTTCACCTGTGCGCCATCTCATTGGACCGTTACCTGTCCATCAGCCGGGTTACCTACTCTCGCCAGCGCACACCCATGCGTATTAAAGCCTCCATTGTGGTGGTGTGGCTCATCTCGGCCAtaatctccttccctcctcttctgtcGCTAAATAAGAGCGAGCCCGgcggagaggggagtgagaggggtCCTCAGTGCCAACTGAACGACGAGCGCTGGTACATCCTCTACTCCACCGTCGGCTCCTTCTTCGCCCCATGTCTCATCATGATCCTGGTCTACATGAGGATCTACCAGATCGCCAAGCAGCGCACACAGAACCCGCCAGGCGAGCCCAGGAAAGACGGGGTGGGCTGTGCCACCCCAAGTCAAACCCCTCGGGGGATCCAAGCCAACgggaaggaggacagaggggaaACCCCAGCTATGCCCCACAAAACCACCAGCGTCAGACCCCCCACACTGGCTGTTACTCCATCACCGTCCCCCGACCTTGCCAATGAGACCCCCTCCCCTCACATCCCCACCACCCAAAACCTCCTCCATCCTCCGGTTCTATCCCTAGCTCCAACTCCAAccaccacctcccctcctccctcccacctggATCCTTCACCCTCCGTGGTCTCACCGTCTCCCTCCCCCACCATCCCCCCACCATCCCCGGCCAAACCCAAACATGGGGAGAAGAAGGTGAAGGGGAAGAAGGGAAAGAAGTATAACAATAATATGGACAGCTCAAACAGCTCTGACAGTGACATGGAGAacgaggaaggagggaggactggagtcAACAATCCTAGCATGGCTGGTTCAGCCGGCATCCATTCTCCAGCCACCATCCAGAAGTACAGGGACATAATCGCCACCTCTAAGGGGGCTCGGCTGGTGGCAGGGAGGAGGTCTAAGCCAGAGAGCACTCCGGGAGCAGCACGTCGTAAAGCCATGGTGAACCGAGAGAAGCGCTTCACGTTCGTCCTGGCCGTGGTGATCGGAGTGTTTGTTGTCTGTTGGTTCCCTTTCTTCTTCTCCTACTCGCTGCAGGCCATCTGTCCTGAGACCTGCTCCCTCCCTGATCCCCTCTTCAAGTTCTTCTTCTGGATTGGCTACTGCAACTCCTGTCTGAACCCTGTCATATACACCATCTTTAATCAGGACTTCAGAAAGGCCTTCAAGAAAATCCTCTGTAAGAACACCAAGGGCACCTTCTTCTAGACTGAATGCTCTGTAAGGACAACAATGGCAACCTTCCTTTAGTAAAGAGGCCTTAAAGAGATGACCTGTAAGGTCAGTCCTTTCTTTTCAGTCCTCTCTAAACTCTTTGAGGTATAAAAAACAGCACAAATATTCTGTAAACATTCTGACTGATTTTAGATTCTAATTGATGATGTTACGAAGGGCTGCCGATTCTATAACGCTGAATCAGGACAGCTGTAGGAGAGCTCACCTTGCAACAGAAAGAAACTTTTAGGGCTCATTGTTTTAGTCCCTTGGTACGTAGCTGCAGACATCTAGCCGTTACCTGGAGAACTGTGACTGTCCATTGCAAGGGCAATGTCTGGGGAGAGCATGTGAAAAACATGTTACGTGAATTCTACTCTGAGGGGGGCTTTAGAATGATACTGTGTAAGAATCCAAGGGCATGATCCTGATCCTTTAGTAAAAGGCAGGAGGTATGTTCTGATCTATGAGCATTACACAGTATGTGTAGAGAGTGCGGAAAGGAAGAAGTCACTCGTCACATAAAGGACATGTTGCTTGGAAAATGACAGTACAACGCTGCTCTCGTCAAaatatgactgactgactcacattAAGGTTGTCTGGGAAATCTGTTTGATTAAAAATGGAGAAACCTTTGGGTATAGCAGTACACCACTGCTCACTGAGAACTCCTGATCAAAACAACAGTCTTGAGCGCTGCCATTCAAGGACTTTAAAGCGATGAAGCAAACAAATATCCTTTTATCAGCCGACTGATAAACAAAATAGAACAATGCGAGGAGATGATAAGCCGGACCTGTTGGCCTGTTTAAGCACCACCAGAGGCACTTCTCTTTATCAAAGGGCAGAACCACGAGGAACGCACAAGACCCTGGTCGCCTTTCCACTTACGCCTGCATAGTTACTTTTATCCTGCCTCAGGAATAGCATGTGTTCCTGTAGAGATGTTATCcatatgagagagaaagagagagagagagagagagagagagacaagacaacAACAGGACTCTAACTGTTCATGAGACAACTAAATCCCTCTCAAACTCTGATGCCCACCACTGCTCTCATGTGGGGCGTAGGCTATATTTTGAAAGACTGTGTTTTaaggtgcatctcaatagtctattGTGGCTTCCTCTGCTTGTGTCttttccttcatctgcactgaaaAACAAAGGATATAGGTGGATGCAATATGAAGGATCAGGCATTTGTTTCCACATCTCTGTGTCAGTGCAGGTGAACTAAAAGATGAGGAGAGTAAACAGCTTAACACTATTGTTATACACCCCTATAAGAGAATTTGAgttccaaatggcaacctattcgatatatagtgcactacttttgactagagcccataggactctagtctaaagtagtgcactatgtagggaatagggtggattGTATCTAAAGTACTAAAGTACGGAAAtttatgcactcactactgtaagagGCACTTGATaagattgtctgctaaatgactaaaatgtaaattgtA
This genomic window contains:
- the LOC135539080 gene encoding alpha-2B adrenergic receptor-like, coding for MASPLNSACSVGLGDTNGSTSGFSLPCNQSVSSLQLAPYSPESTALFATAITLMVVFTIVGNILVIIAVLTSHALRGPQNLFLVSLAAADILVATLIIPFSLANELLGYWYFKSLWCEIYLALDVLFCTSSIVHLCAISLDRYLSISRVTYSRQRTPMRIKASIVVVWLISAIISFPPLLSLNKSEPGGEGSERGPQCQLNDERWYILYSTVGSFFAPCLIMILVYMRIYQIAKQRTQNPPGEPRKDGVGCATPSQTPRGIQANGKEDRGETPAMPHKTTSVRPPTLAVTPSPSPDLANETPSPHIPTTQNLLHPPVLSLAPTPTTTSPPPSHLDPSPSVVSPSPSPTIPPPSPAKPKHGEKKVKGKKGKKYNNNMDSSNSSDSDMENEEGGRTGVNNPSMAGSAGIHSPATIQKYRDIIATSKGARLVAGRRSKPESTPGAARRKAMVNREKRFTFVLAVVIGVFVVCWFPFFFSYSLQAICPETCSLPDPLFKFFFWIGYCNSCLNPVIYTIFNQDFRKAFKKILCKNTKGTFF